The following proteins are encoded in a genomic region of Brachypodium distachyon strain Bd21 chromosome 1, Brachypodium_distachyon_v3.0, whole genome shotgun sequence:
- the LOC106865848 gene encoding BTB/POZ and MATH domain-containing protein 1-like isoform X1 yields the protein MAAASSQSTRRTTAAATTTTTSTCAPETAKGARVFRIEGYNMYKGLGVGRFIQSAPFAVGGYDWRICYYPDGDVESSKDCVSVHLELMTEGADVRALYSLTLIRQATAAGSSAYFMWANPTEPVVFSSAHGTSARGFSRFAKRSVLEASTYIVGDTILISCELTVIRLKEAQAPQPEARFVVRVPFLGLMDDLKNLLETGEEADVSFKVRDEVFHAHKLILAMRSPVFKATLYGPMGDNCGESITIEDMHPVAFRGLLHFIYTDEFPELDDIDDDDDEDEEEDMIQHLLVAADRYGMERMKLMCERIFSECLDSKTVATTLAFADQYNCSQLKDACIGFINSLDTMDPVLSSTGYEHLKRACPNIFVDIWEKAAKARKNYSFKLQ from the coding sequence ATGGCCGCCGCGTCTTCCCAGAGCACGCGcaggacgacggcggcggcgacgacgacgacgacctcgaCCTGCGCCCCGGAGACGGCGAAGGGCGCGCGCGTGTTCCGGATCGAGGGCTACAACATGTACAAGGGGCTCGGCGTCGGCCGGTTCATCCAGTCCGCGCCCTTCGCCGTCGGCGGCTACGACTGGCGCATCTGCTACTACCCCGACGGCGACGTGGAGTCGAGCAAGGACTGCGTCTCCGTCCACCTCGAGCTCATGACGGAGGGCGCCGACGTGCGGGCGCTCTACTCGCTCACGCTCATCCGGCAGGCCACGGCCGCGGGGTCGTCCGCTTACTTCATGTGGGCGAACCCGACGGAGCCCGTGGTGTTCAGCTCCGCCCATGGGACCTCCGCCCGGGGCTTCTCCAGGTTCGCCAAGCGGAGCGTGCTCGAGGCGTCGACGTACATCGTCGGCGACACCATACTCATTAGTTGCGAGCTCACTGTTATCAGGCTGAAGGAAGCGCAGGCGCCGCAGCCCGAGGCGAGGTTCGTGGTCCGAGTGCCGTTTTTGGGCTTGATGGATGATCTTAAGAATTTGCTGGAGACGGGGGAGGAAGCGGACGTGTCGTTCAAGGTCAGAGACGAGGTTTTCCATGCGCACAAGCTCATCCTCGCGATGCGGTCGCCTGTCTTCAAAGCGACGCTCTACGGGCCGATGGGGGACAATTGTGGGGAGAGCATAACCATTGAAGATATGCATCCCGTTGCCTTTCGGGGATTGCTTCATTTCATTTACACAGACGAGTTCCCTGAGTTGGACGAcatcgatgatgatgatgatgaagacgaggaagaagatatGATTCAGCATTTGCTCGTGGCTGCGGATAGGTATGGCATGGAAAGGATGAAGCTAATGTGCGAGAGGATCTTTAGCGAGTGTCTTGATTCCAAGACTGTGGCGACCACGTTAGCTTTTGCAGACCAATATAATTGCAGCCAGCTTAAAGATGCTTGCATTGGGTTTATCAACTCCTTGGATACAATGGATCCTGTGCTGTCTAGTACAGGGTATGAGCACCTGAAAAGAGCTTGTCCT
- the LOC106865848 gene encoding BTB/POZ and MATH domain-containing protein 1-like isoform X2, producing MAAASSQSTRRTTAAATTTTTSTCAPETAKGARVFRIEGYNMYKGLGVGRFIQSAPFAVGGYDWRICYYPDGDVESSKDCVSVHLELMTEGADVRALYSLTLIRQATAAGSSAYFMWANPTEPVVFSSAHGTSARGFSRFAKRSVLEASTYIVGDTILISCELTVIRLKEAQAPQPEARFVVRVPFLGLMDDLKNLLETGEEADVSFKVRDEVFHAHKLILAMRSPVFKATLYGPMGDNCGESITIEDMHPVAFRGLLHFIYTDEFPELDDIDDDDDEDEEEDMIQHLLVAADRYGMERMKLMCERIFSECLDSKTVATTLAFADQYNCSQLKDACIGFINSLDTMDPVLSSTGYEHLKRACPNIFVDIWEKAAKARKN from the coding sequence ATGGCCGCCGCGTCTTCCCAGAGCACGCGcaggacgacggcggcggcgacgacgacgacgacctcgaCCTGCGCCCCGGAGACGGCGAAGGGCGCGCGCGTGTTCCGGATCGAGGGCTACAACATGTACAAGGGGCTCGGCGTCGGCCGGTTCATCCAGTCCGCGCCCTTCGCCGTCGGCGGCTACGACTGGCGCATCTGCTACTACCCCGACGGCGACGTGGAGTCGAGCAAGGACTGCGTCTCCGTCCACCTCGAGCTCATGACGGAGGGCGCCGACGTGCGGGCGCTCTACTCGCTCACGCTCATCCGGCAGGCCACGGCCGCGGGGTCGTCCGCTTACTTCATGTGGGCGAACCCGACGGAGCCCGTGGTGTTCAGCTCCGCCCATGGGACCTCCGCCCGGGGCTTCTCCAGGTTCGCCAAGCGGAGCGTGCTCGAGGCGTCGACGTACATCGTCGGCGACACCATACTCATTAGTTGCGAGCTCACTGTTATCAGGCTGAAGGAAGCGCAGGCGCCGCAGCCCGAGGCGAGGTTCGTGGTCCGAGTGCCGTTTTTGGGCTTGATGGATGATCTTAAGAATTTGCTGGAGACGGGGGAGGAAGCGGACGTGTCGTTCAAGGTCAGAGACGAGGTTTTCCATGCGCACAAGCTCATCCTCGCGATGCGGTCGCCTGTCTTCAAAGCGACGCTCTACGGGCCGATGGGGGACAATTGTGGGGAGAGCATAACCATTGAAGATATGCATCCCGTTGCCTTTCGGGGATTGCTTCATTTCATTTACACAGACGAGTTCCCTGAGTTGGACGAcatcgatgatgatgatgatgaagacgaggaagaagatatGATTCAGCATTTGCTCGTGGCTGCGGATAGGTATGGCATGGAAAGGATGAAGCTAATGTGCGAGAGGATCTTTAGCGAGTGTCTTGATTCCAAGACTGTGGCGACCACGTTAGCTTTTGCAGACCAATATAATTGCAGCCAGCTTAAAGATGCTTGCATTGGGTTTATCAACTCCTTGGATACAATGGATCCTGTGCTGTCTAGTACAGGGTATGAGCACCTGAAAAGAGCTTGTCCT